From one Plantibacter flavus genomic stretch:
- a CDS encoding GAF domain-containing protein, with amino-acid sequence MSSPWLAAPARAEAQRGLVRRLVRESWERSMGRHLDPDNLMPELAFDEDELRDHRLGHPLAGVLPVITKLLVNDADDDSGMLVAVGDAMGRLLWVDGDRHLRRRAEGMLFVEGAGWSEREVGTSAPGTALELDHGIQIHAAEHFNRLVHPWSCTAVPVHDPETRQIIGVIDITGGPQAVASHALPLMEATAAAVESEIMVQRLRAVADRRFAGRAHTDAPRRTTAVRPGLQVLGRDTGLLIGHGASRPTELSRRHAEILTLLAWHHQGLSADALAGLLYDGDEAAVTLRAELVRLRKVLGGTAPTLVPVSRPYRLTTPLQLDAHQVLSLLDRGAHRAALAAYPGPLLPDSTAPGVVDLRERVATRLREAMLTDASADLLHDYIRTAAAPDDVEALHACLRLLPPRSPKRAGLVARIEAIDAELSAS; translated from the coding sequence GTGTCCAGTCCGTGGCTGGCGGCCCCGGCGCGTGCCGAAGCGCAACGCGGACTCGTCCGACGGCTCGTCCGCGAGTCGTGGGAACGGTCGATGGGCCGTCACCTCGACCCGGACAACCTCATGCCGGAGCTCGCCTTCGACGAGGACGAGTTGCGCGACCACCGGCTCGGGCACCCGCTCGCCGGCGTCCTCCCGGTCATCACCAAGCTGCTGGTCAACGACGCGGACGACGACTCCGGCATGCTCGTCGCGGTGGGCGACGCCATGGGCAGACTGCTCTGGGTGGACGGCGACCGTCATCTGCGGCGACGGGCGGAGGGCATGCTCTTCGTCGAGGGTGCCGGGTGGTCGGAGCGGGAGGTGGGGACGAGCGCCCCGGGCACCGCGCTCGAACTCGACCACGGCATCCAGATCCACGCGGCCGAGCACTTCAACCGCCTCGTGCACCCGTGGAGCTGCACGGCGGTCCCGGTGCACGATCCCGAGACCCGGCAGATCATCGGCGTGATCGACATCACCGGTGGCCCGCAGGCGGTCGCCTCGCATGCGCTGCCACTGATGGAGGCGACCGCGGCCGCCGTCGAGTCCGAGATCATGGTGCAGCGGCTGCGCGCGGTCGCCGACCGTCGGTTCGCCGGTCGAGCACACACGGACGCGCCCCGCCGGACGACCGCGGTGCGGCCCGGCCTGCAGGTGCTCGGTCGTGACACCGGCCTGCTGATCGGACACGGGGCGAGCCGCCCGACCGAGCTCAGCCGACGGCACGCCGAGATCCTGACGCTGCTGGCCTGGCACCACCAGGGCCTCAGCGCCGACGCGCTCGCCGGGCTGCTCTACGACGGGGACGAGGCGGCGGTCACCCTCCGGGCGGAGCTCGTCCGGCTGCGGAAGGTGCTCGGCGGGACCGCGCCGACACTCGTGCCGGTCTCGCGGCCGTACCGGCTCACCACCCCGCTCCAGCTCGACGCCCACCAGGTGTTGTCCCTCCTCGACCGCGGCGCCCACCGCGCAGCACTCGCCGCGTACCCGGGTCCGCTCCTGCCGGACTCCACCGCCCCCGGTGTCGTCGACCTCCGCGAGCGGGTCGCGACGCGCCTTCGCGAGGCGATGCTGACCGACGCCTCGGCGGACCTGCTGCACGACTACATCCGGACCGCGGCCGCGCCCGACGACGTCGAGGCCCTGCACGCCTGCCTCCGACTGCTGCCGCCGCGGTCACCGAAGCGCGCGGGCCTCGTCGCCCGCATCGAGGCGATCGACGCCGAGCTCTCGGCGTCCTGA
- a CDS encoding heavy metal translocating P-type ATPase translates to MSAPLIQLDLDIEGMTCASCVARVEKRLTALDGVEAQVNLATERATVTAPSTVTADELIAAVSKAGYTATVRPPADERAAVNREQTPSSGTTPDPSATVTTLRTRLVVSAVLALPVVLLAMIPAWQFDHWQWLSLTLATPVVFWGGYPFHRATFATLRHGSVTMDTLITLGTGAAYLWSVWALFFGMAGMTGMRHEFTFFAPDADPSSALYLEVAAGVTVFLLAGRLIEQRSKRAAGEALRDLMTLGASEVSVLRHRAPDPTDLMAPTRTEERIPIEQLLVGDHFLVRPGESVATDGVVVEGAASVDESLVTGESVPVELVAGSRVIGGTIARGGSLVVRATAVGAETQLARMAQAVEAAQLGKSRVQRLADRVSSVFVPVVLVIALGTAIVWALTGSTMEAAFTAAVAVLIIACPCALGLATPVALLVGTGRGAQLGILIAGPEALEQASGIDRILLDKTGTVTSGRMSVTEVWATGATDEVLALGAALEAASEHPIAEAIVAEATRRDAPRPVVSDFASLEGLGVTGTIDGGTVLAGRPAFAEDQGFRIGPDAASALAAAAERASTVVVVAWDGEVRGVVEVADTVKPEARAAIGRAVSLGMTPVLLTGDNAAVAARVAAEVGITEVIADASPADKVAAVERLQSAGHRVAMVGDGVNDAAAIATADLGIAMGTGTDAAKGAADLSIVSGSLATAIDAVRLSRRTLGIIRGNLFWAFAYNVAAIPLAALGLLNPMIAGAAMAFSSVFVVLNSLRLRRFRPAA, encoded by the coding sequence ATGAGCGCGCCACTCATCCAGCTCGACCTCGACATCGAGGGCATGACCTGCGCGAGTTGCGTGGCACGCGTCGAGAAGCGGCTGACCGCGCTCGACGGTGTCGAGGCGCAGGTCAACCTCGCGACCGAACGGGCGACGGTGACCGCACCCTCCACCGTCACCGCGGACGAGCTGATCGCGGCCGTCTCGAAGGCCGGCTACACGGCGACGGTGCGTCCGCCCGCTGACGAACGCGCCGCAGTGAACCGGGAGCAGACTCCGTCGTCGGGAACGACGCCCGACCCCTCGGCGACCGTGACGACGCTCCGCACCCGCCTCGTCGTCAGCGCGGTGCTGGCGCTGCCCGTCGTGCTGCTCGCGATGATCCCCGCCTGGCAGTTCGACCACTGGCAGTGGCTCTCGCTGACCCTCGCGACGCCGGTCGTCTTCTGGGGCGGGTACCCGTTCCACCGGGCGACGTTCGCGACGCTGCGGCACGGCTCGGTGACGATGGACACCCTCATCACGCTCGGGACGGGGGCAGCGTACCTGTGGTCCGTCTGGGCGCTCTTCTTCGGCATGGCCGGGATGACGGGCATGCGGCACGAGTTCACCTTCTTCGCACCCGACGCCGACCCCTCAAGCGCGCTGTATCTCGAGGTGGCCGCCGGCGTGACCGTCTTCCTGCTCGCCGGTCGCCTCATCGAGCAGCGGTCGAAGCGTGCCGCCGGCGAGGCACTCCGCGACCTCATGACGCTGGGCGCCTCGGAGGTCTCCGTGCTCCGGCATCGTGCGCCGGACCCCACCGACCTCATGGCGCCCACCCGCACCGAGGAACGGATCCCGATCGAGCAGCTGCTCGTCGGAGACCACTTCCTCGTGCGTCCCGGTGAGTCCGTCGCCACCGACGGGGTCGTCGTCGAGGGGGCGGCGAGTGTCGACGAGAGTCTTGTGACGGGGGAGTCCGTCCCGGTCGAGCTCGTAGCCGGCTCGCGGGTCATCGGTGGCACGATCGCGCGCGGCGGCAGTCTCGTGGTGCGGGCGACGGCCGTCGGCGCCGAGACGCAGCTGGCGCGTATGGCTCAGGCGGTCGAGGCGGCACAGCTCGGGAAGAGCCGGGTCCAACGGCTCGCCGACCGCGTCTCGAGCGTGTTCGTCCCGGTCGTGCTGGTGATCGCCCTCGGCACCGCCATCGTGTGGGCGCTCACCGGCTCGACCATGGAAGCGGCGTTCACCGCCGCGGTCGCCGTCCTCATCATCGCCTGCCCGTGCGCACTGGGGCTCGCGACCCCGGTGGCCCTCCTCGTCGGGACGGGACGCGGTGCGCAGCTCGGCATCCTCATCGCCGGACCGGAGGCGCTCGAGCAGGCGAGCGGGATCGACCGCATCCTGCTCGACAAGACGGGGACCGTCACGTCCGGGCGGATGAGCGTCACGGAGGTCTGGGCGACCGGTGCGACGGACGAGGTGCTCGCCCTCGGCGCGGCGCTCGAGGCGGCCTCCGAGCACCCCATCGCCGAGGCGATCGTCGCGGAAGCGACCCGCCGCGACGCACCGCGTCCGGTGGTCTCGGACTTCGCGAGCCTCGAGGGTCTCGGCGTCACCGGCACGATCGACGGCGGAACCGTGCTGGCCGGACGTCCCGCCTTCGCGGAGGACCAGGGCTTCCGCATCGGACCGGACGCGGCGAGCGCCCTGGCTGCAGCCGCGGAGCGTGCGAGTACCGTGGTGGTCGTCGCCTGGGACGGCGAGGTCCGCGGCGTCGTCGAGGTCGCCGACACGGTGAAGCCGGAGGCCCGCGCCGCCATCGGACGCGCCGTGTCCCTGGGTATGACACCCGTGCTCCTCACCGGCGACAACGCGGCCGTTGCAGCGCGGGTCGCGGCCGAGGTCGGGATCACCGAGGTGATCGCCGACGCGAGCCCCGCCGACAAGGTCGCCGCCGTCGAACGGCTTCAGTCGGCCGGTCACCGCGTCGCCATGGTCGGCGACGGGGTGAACGACGCCGCGGCGATCGCCACGGCCGATCTCGGGATCGCCATGGGGACGGGCACGGATGCGGCCAAGGGTGCAGCCGACCTCAGCATCGTCTCCGGTTCCCTCGCTACAGCGATCGACGCCGTGCGGCTCTCCCGACGGACGCTCGGGATCATCCGTGGCAACCTGTTCTGGGCGTTCGCGTACAACGTGGCGGCGATCCCGCTCGCCGCGCTCGGGCTCCTCAACCCGATGATCGCGGGTGCGGCGATGGCGTTCTCCAGCGTGTTCGTCGTGCTCAACAGCCTGCGCCTCCGCCGGTTCCGTCCGGCCGCCTGA
- a CDS encoding heavy-metal-associated domain-containing protein produces the protein MSETTATTTYRVDGMTCAHCVSAVTTELSALSGVDGVAVDLDAGTVTVSGTSSTDEAAIGAGVQEAGYTLVGRR, from the coding sequence ATGTCCGAGACCACCGCAACCACCACCTACCGCGTCGACGGCATGACCTGCGCGCACTGCGTGTCCGCTGTCACGACCGAGCTCTCCGCGCTCTCCGGCGTGGACGGGGTCGCCGTGGATCTCGACGCGGGGACGGTCACGGTCTCGGGTACCTCCTCGACGGACGAGGCCGCCATCGGTGCCGGCGTCCAGGAAGCCGGCTACACGCTCGTGGGTCGTCGCTGA
- a CDS encoding malate dehydrogenase has translation MSEPTVVTVTGAGGQIGYSLLFRIASGQLLGPDRPVLLRLLEIPQGLGAAEGTALELQDGAFPLLAGVETTTEASRAFEGVNVALLVGARPRGPGMERGDLLAANGGIFAPQGAAIGAGASDDVRVLVVGNPANTNALIAQSAAAGVPAGRFTALTRLDHNRAVAQLAAKTGAPVSEIDGVVIWGNHSATQVPDLSHATVGGRPALELVDEEWIADEFIPRVAKRGAEIIAVRGSSSAASAAAAAIDHVHDWVNGTATPGRPERWTSVALPSEGWYGVPEGLVSSFPARSVDGRWEVVEGLDIAPVWQRRIDASVVELEEERAAVRALGLLG, from the coding sequence ATGAGCGAACCCACCGTCGTCACCGTCACTGGAGCCGGAGGCCAGATCGGCTACTCCCTGCTCTTCCGCATCGCGTCCGGTCAGCTGCTGGGGCCGGACCGCCCTGTGCTCCTGCGCCTGTTGGAGATTCCGCAGGGGCTCGGAGCGGCCGAAGGGACTGCACTCGAGCTGCAGGACGGTGCCTTCCCGCTGCTGGCCGGTGTCGAGACGACTACGGAGGCGTCGCGCGCATTCGAGGGGGTGAATGTCGCTCTCCTCGTGGGAGCCCGCCCCAGGGGTCCTGGGATGGAACGAGGCGACCTGCTCGCGGCCAACGGCGGGATCTTCGCACCACAGGGCGCGGCGATCGGAGCCGGTGCGTCCGACGACGTGCGCGTCCTGGTGGTCGGCAACCCGGCCAACACGAACGCACTCATCGCCCAGTCGGCCGCCGCCGGGGTGCCGGCCGGACGGTTCACCGCCCTGACCCGACTCGACCACAACCGTGCCGTCGCGCAGTTGGCCGCCAAGACCGGCGCACCCGTGTCCGAGATCGACGGCGTCGTGATCTGGGGCAACCACTCGGCGACGCAGGTGCCGGACCTCTCCCACGCGACGGTCGGTGGTCGTCCTGCCCTCGAACTCGTCGACGAGGAATGGATCGCCGACGAGTTCATCCCACGGGTGGCGAAGCGCGGGGCGGAGATCATCGCGGTGCGGGGGTCGTCGTCCGCCGCCTCGGCCGCTGCCGCCGCCATCGACCACGTGCACGACTGGGTGAACGGCACGGCGACCCCGGGCCGGCCGGAGCGCTGGACCTCCGTGGCGCTCCCCTCGGAGGGCTGGTACGGCGTACCGGAGGGGCTCGTGAGTTCGTTCCCGGCCCGCTCGGTCGACGGACGCTGGGAGGTGGTCGAGGGGCTCGACATCGCGCCCGTCTGGCAGCGGCGCATCGACGCTTCCGTGGTGGAACTCGAGGAGGAGCGGGCGGCGGTGCGGGCGCTCGGCCTGCTCGGCTGA
- a CDS encoding SDR family oxidoreductase: MTESSTPKRVLVTGATGYIGGRLVPRLLEAGYTVRVLVRSPQKLTDVPWREQVEVVEGDLGDAARVASACEDVDVVYYLVHSMGGKGDFEQTELAAAEHVAAGAAAAGVSRIVYLGGLHPEGVELSKHLRSRTEVGRILLASGVPTIVLQAGVVIGSGSTSFEMIRHLTDILPYMPAPRWVRNFIQPIAVRDVLHYLLAGAEVDRDVNRAFDIGGPDVLRYGQMMNGYAVEAGLSQRPIAPLPVLTPWLASQWVNLVTPIPRRLASPIIESLLVDCVMGDHDIDAVIPPPEGGLTGYRRAVRLALQRMRDGEVETSWRNATVDGAPSDPLPSDPDWAGHTVYIDLKERKTSASADRLFSVIESIGGENGWYSFPLAWAIRGWMDKLVGGVGLRRGRDDPQHLSVGDALDFWRVEYLERGRMLRLRAEMRVPGLAWLEMSATPVGDGSVYRQRAVFFPKGLGGRLYWFAILPFHGIIFNGMANRITEAAVALPSESSAQRKSRVGPVSPEEHEAVDSAEADMQASRPTPEAAE, encoded by the coding sequence ATGACCGAATCATCGACTCCGAAGCGCGTACTCGTCACGGGTGCCACCGGCTACATCGGCGGGCGGCTCGTGCCGCGGTTGCTGGAGGCCGGGTACACGGTGCGGGTGCTCGTGCGCTCGCCGCAGAAGCTCACCGACGTGCCCTGGCGCGAGCAGGTGGAGGTCGTCGAGGGTGATCTCGGGGACGCCGCGCGGGTCGCGTCGGCCTGCGAGGACGTCGACGTCGTCTACTACCTCGTGCACTCCATGGGCGGCAAGGGCGACTTCGAGCAGACGGAGCTCGCCGCCGCCGAGCACGTCGCCGCCGGCGCTGCGGCGGCCGGGGTCTCGCGCATCGTCTACCTCGGTGGCCTGCACCCCGAGGGCGTCGAGCTGTCGAAGCACCTGCGGTCCCGCACCGAGGTCGGGCGGATCCTGCTCGCCTCGGGCGTCCCGACGATCGTCCTGCAGGCCGGTGTGGTCATCGGCTCCGGATCGACCTCGTTCGAGATGATCCGCCATCTCACGGACATCCTGCCGTACATGCCGGCGCCGCGCTGGGTCCGGAACTTCATCCAGCCGATCGCGGTCCGTGACGTCCTGCACTACCTGCTCGCGGGCGCCGAGGTCGACCGCGACGTGAACCGCGCCTTCGACATCGGTGGCCCCGACGTCCTCCGATACGGACAGATGATGAACGGCTACGCGGTCGAGGCCGGCCTCTCGCAGCGCCCGATCGCGCCGCTCCCGGTCCTCACCCCGTGGTTGGCCTCGCAGTGGGTGAACCTCGTGACGCCGATCCCGCGCCGGCTCGCGTCGCCGATCATCGAGTCGCTGCTCGTCGACTGCGTCATGGGCGATCACGACATCGACGCGGTCATCCCGCCGCCGGAGGGCGGTCTGACGGGGTACCGACGCGCGGTGCGCCTCGCACTGCAGCGCATGCGGGACGGTGAGGTCGAGACCTCCTGGCGGAACGCGACCGTGGACGGCGCGCCGAGCGACCCGCTGCCGAGCGACCCCGACTGGGCCGGACACACCGTCTACATCGATCTCAAGGAACGGAAGACCTCCGCGAGCGCCGACCGGCTCTTCTCGGTGATCGAGTCCATCGGCGGCGAGAACGGGTGGTACTCCTTCCCGCTGGCGTGGGCGATCCGTGGCTGGATGGACAAGCTCGTCGGTGGTGTCGGCCTCCGACGTGGTCGCGACGATCCGCAGCATCTCAGCGTGGGGGACGCCCTCGACTTCTGGCGGGTGGAGTACCTCGAACGTGGTCGGATGCTTCGCCTGCGCGCCGAGATGCGCGTGCCCGGTCTCGCGTGGCTGGAGATGAGCGCGACCCCGGTCGGCGACGGCTCGGTCTACCGGCAGCGCGCCGTCTTCTTCCCGAAGGGGCTCGGCGGACGCCTCTACTGGTTCGCGATCCTGCCGTTCCACGGGATCATCTTCAACGGGATGGCGAACCGCATCACGGAGGCGGCCGTCGCGCTGCCGTCCGAGTCCTCGGCCCAACGCAAGAGCCGGGTGGGGCCGGTGTCCCCGGAGGAGCACGAGGCGGTCGACTCCGCCGAGGCGGACATGCAGGCCTCGCGACCCACCCCGGAGGCCGCGGAGTAG
- a CDS encoding aldehyde dehydrogenase family protein: MSRLTIPKTYKLAIGGKFPRSESGRTYEVTNAKGEFLANASLASRKDARDAVVAARSALAGWSGATAYNRGQVLYRIAELLEGRRAQFIEEIVQAEGVSQAKAAAQVDEAIDLWVWYAGWADKYVQVVGGANPVSGPYFNLSVPEPTGVVALIAPQDSSLLGFVSVVAPALVAGNTVVVIASERLPLSSISLAEVLATSDVPGGVVNVLTGSPAEMAPWLASHADVNAIDLAGAAALDWVELEVLAAETLKRVVRPSGASGPVPASLDRITAFTEVKTVWHTKALL; this comes from the coding sequence ATGAGCCGGCTCACCATCCCGAAGACCTACAAGCTCGCCATCGGCGGCAAGTTCCCACGCAGCGAATCCGGAAGGACGTACGAGGTGACGAACGCCAAGGGGGAGTTCCTCGCGAACGCATCGCTCGCCTCGCGGAAGGACGCCCGCGACGCGGTCGTCGCCGCACGATCGGCACTCGCCGGTTGGTCGGGTGCCACCGCCTACAACCGCGGCCAGGTGCTCTACCGCATCGCCGAGCTGCTCGAGGGTCGGCGGGCGCAGTTCATCGAAGAGATCGTCCAGGCCGAAGGCGTCTCGCAGGCGAAGGCCGCGGCACAGGTCGACGAGGCCATCGACCTCTGGGTCTGGTACGCGGGCTGGGCGGACAAGTACGTCCAGGTGGTCGGGGGAGCGAACCCCGTCTCGGGTCCGTACTTCAACCTCTCGGTTCCGGAGCCGACGGGCGTCGTCGCGCTCATCGCGCCGCAGGACTCGTCGCTCCTCGGATTCGTGAGCGTCGTCGCTCCAGCGCTGGTCGCGGGGAACACGGTCGTCGTGATCGCGAGCGAGCGCCTGCCGCTCTCGTCGATCAGCCTCGCCGAGGTGCTCGCCACGAGTGACGTCCCCGGCGGCGTCGTGAACGTGCTGACCGGATCGCCGGCCGAGATGGCCCCGTGGCTCGCATCGCACGCCGACGTCAACGCGATCGACCTCGCCGGCGCCGCAGCACTCGACTGGGTCGAGCTCGAGGTCCTCGCGGCCGAGACGCTCAAGCGCGTGGTCCGTCCGAGCGGTGCCAGCGGTCCGGTTCCGGCGAGCCTCGACCGCATCACCGCGTTCACCGAGGTGAAGACCGTCTGGCACACGAAGGCGCTCCTCTAG
- a CDS encoding aldehyde dehydrogenase family protein — protein sequence MSFLEYAPAPESTSVLHLRSEYGLFIDGEFTEGTGGSFQTISPSTEQSIATISAASDADVDRAVTAARRAYDRVWSKLSGADRGKYLFRIARLVQERARELAVAESLDNGKPIKESRDVDVPLVAAWFFYYAGWADKLDYAGLGANPRALGVAGQVIPWNFPLLMLAWKVAPALAAGNTVVIKPAETTPLTALIFAEILQQAELPAGVVNIVTGAGATGAAIVRHPDVDKVAFTGSTAVGREIAKTIAGSDKRLTLELGGKAANIVFDDAPIDQAIEGIVNGIFFNQGHVCCAGSRLLVQESIHDEVVDRLKSRLQTLRVGDPLDKNTDVGAINSAEQLARIRELSDIGELEGAERWSPDCELPENGFWFAPTIFTNVSTSHRIAREEIFGPVLSVMSFRTPAEAIAKANNTPYGLSAGIWSDKGSRILAVADKLRAGVIWANTFNRFDPASPFGGYQESGYGREGGRHGLGAYLAPAGSSAAATVAPSTSTTKEEQR from the coding sequence ATGAGCTTCCTCGAATACGCACCAGCCCCGGAGTCGACCTCCGTCCTCCACCTCCGTTCCGAATACGGCCTCTTCATCGACGGCGAGTTCACCGAGGGCACGGGTGGCTCCTTCCAGACGATCTCGCCGAGCACCGAGCAGTCGATCGCGACGATCTCCGCGGCGAGTGACGCCGACGTCGATCGCGCCGTCACCGCCGCGCGGCGTGCCTACGACCGGGTGTGGTCGAAGCTGTCGGGCGCCGACCGCGGCAAGTACCTCTTCCGCATCGCGCGCCTCGTGCAGGAGCGCGCCCGCGAGCTCGCCGTGGCGGAGAGCCTCGACAACGGCAAGCCGATCAAGGAGTCCCGCGACGTCGACGTCCCACTCGTCGCCGCCTGGTTCTTCTACTACGCGGGTTGGGCCGACAAGCTCGACTACGCGGGCCTCGGTGCGAACCCGCGCGCCCTCGGCGTGGCCGGACAGGTCATCCCGTGGAACTTCCCGCTCCTCATGCTCGCGTGGAAGGTCGCACCGGCGCTCGCCGCTGGCAACACGGTCGTCATCAAGCCGGCCGAGACCACGCCGCTCACGGCGCTCATCTTCGCCGAGATCCTCCAGCAGGCCGAGCTGCCGGCCGGTGTCGTGAACATCGTCACGGGTGCCGGAGCGACCGGGGCGGCGATCGTGCGTCACCCCGACGTCGACAAGGTCGCCTTCACCGGGTCGACCGCCGTCGGGCGTGAGATCGCGAAGACCATCGCCGGCAGCGACAAGCGCCTGACGCTCGAGCTCGGTGGCAAGGCCGCGAACATCGTGTTCGACGACGCCCCGATCGACCAGGCCATCGAAGGCATCGTCAACGGCATCTTCTTCAACCAGGGTCACGTCTGCTGCGCCGGATCCCGGCTCCTCGTCCAGGAGAGCATCCACGACGAAGTCGTCGACCGCTTGAAGAGCCGTCTGCAGACGCTGCGCGTCGGCGACCCGCTCGACAAGAACACGGACGTCGGCGCGATCAACTCGGCCGAGCAGCTCGCCCGCATCCGCGAACTCTCGGACATCGGCGAGCTCGAAGGCGCCGAACGGTGGAGCCCGGACTGCGAGCTGCCCGAGAACGGGTTCTGGTTCGCGCCGACGATCTTCACGAACGTGTCCACCAGTCACCGGATCGCCCGCGAGGAGATCTTCGGTCCGGTCCTCTCGGTCATGTCCTTCCGGACACCCGCGGAGGCCATCGCGAAGGCGAACAACACCCCGTACGGACTCTCCGCGGGTATCTGGAGCGACAAGGGCAGCCGGATCCTCGCGGTCGCGGACAAGCTCCGCGCCGGCGTCATCTGGGCGAACACCTTCAACCGGTTCGATCCGGCCAGCCCGTTCGGCGGGTACCAGGAGTCGGGGTACGGCCGCGAGGGTGGTCGCCACGGGCTCGGTGCCTACCTCGCGCCGGCCGGATCATCGGCCGCCGCCACCGTCGCGCCGTCCACGAGCACCACGAAGGAGGAGCAGCGATGA
- the deoC gene encoding deoxyribose-phosphate aldolase, giving the protein MTTPPGDLVAKPTALELVDGPVTDASLRRYLDGLAGVDAVGLEQRAADLGTRSIKTTSKAWALDRIIELIDLTTLEGADTPGKVRSLVAKAITPDAGDPSTPRVAAVCVYGDMVPYAVEALGAAHTQPGAGHDAGGINVAAVATAFPSGRASLAVKLADTADAVDAGADEIDMVIDRGAFLSGRYGQVFDEIVAVKEACRRSDGSSAHLKVILETGELNTYDNVKRASWLAILAGGDFIKTSTGKVAPAATLPVTLLMLEVVRDWHRLTGEQIGVKPAGGIRSSKDAIKYLVTVAETVGEEWLQPHLFRFGASSLLNDVLLQRQKLTTGHYSGPDYVTID; this is encoded by the coding sequence ATGACCACACCACCAGGCGACCTCGTGGCGAAGCCGACGGCGCTCGAACTCGTCGACGGCCCCGTCACCGATGCCAGCCTCAGACGCTACCTCGACGGCCTCGCGGGCGTCGACGCCGTCGGGCTCGAACAGCGCGCAGCGGATCTCGGAACGCGCTCGATCAAGACGACGTCGAAGGCCTGGGCCCTCGACCGCATCATCGAACTCATCGACCTCACCACCCTCGAGGGCGCCGACACCCCCGGCAAGGTGCGCTCCCTCGTGGCCAAGGCGATCACCCCGGACGCCGGGGATCCGTCCACCCCGCGCGTCGCCGCGGTCTGTGTCTACGGCGACATGGTGCCGTACGCCGTCGAGGCGCTCGGCGCGGCGCACACGCAGCCGGGTGCGGGACACGACGCCGGCGGGATCAACGTCGCGGCGGTCGCGACGGCCTTCCCGAGCGGACGCGCCTCCCTCGCGGTCAAGCTGGCGGACACGGCCGACGCCGTCGACGCCGGAGCGGACGAGATCGACATGGTCATCGACCGGGGTGCGTTCCTCTCCGGCCGGTACGGCCAGGTCTTCGACGAGATCGTCGCGGTCAAGGAGGCCTGCCGACGCAGCGACGGCTCCTCGGCCCACCTCAAGGTCATCCTCGAGACCGGCGAGCTGAACACCTACGACAACGTGAAGCGCGCCTCGTGGCTCGCCATCCTCGCGGGCGGCGACTTCATCAAGACGTCCACCGGCAAGGTCGCGCCCGCCGCGACCCTCCCGGTCACCCTCCTCATGCTCGAGGTCGTCCGGGACTGGCACCGCCTCACCGGAGAGCAGATCGGTGTGAAGCCCGCCGGCGGCATCCGTTCCTCGAAGGACGCGATCAAGTACCTCGTGACCGTCGCCGAGACGGTCGGCGAGGAGTGGCTCCAGCCGCACCTGTTCCGCTTCGGTGCCTCGAGCCTCCTCAACGACGTGCTCCTGCAGCGTCAGAAACTCACCACCGGCCACTACTCCGGCCCCGACTACGTCACCATCGACTAG
- a CDS encoding sugar-binding transcriptional regulator, translating into MIESDELLAVRAAELYYDETKTQDEIGALLGITRWKVGRLLAQARELGYIRIEIVHPRARRLPLERALREHFGLADAVVVPSPSDSADLHERVARAAADYLGAMRPVPRTLGVSWGRTLRDIADHLSDGWATGLSVVQINGGVSLNQRVGTAAATAARIAEKGRGDVTLLPSPAIFERLETKLSIESDRTVAEVLRTAAAADTYLYGAGVAGPDSALVHSGYLTAADVDVLVARGAVGDVVGRYIDAEGMIVDPTLDERTVGLGLEALRRAGRSIAVIAGAQKHAVARAVVSSGLCTVLVTDEATATALLADHEPSSAKQHTPEQELLGRNAP; encoded by the coding sequence GTGATCGAAAGCGACGAGCTGCTCGCGGTGCGCGCCGCGGAGCTGTACTACGACGAGACGAAGACCCAGGACGAGATCGGCGCGCTGCTCGGCATCACGCGGTGGAAGGTCGGTCGGCTCCTCGCCCAGGCCCGTGAACTCGGCTACATCCGCATCGAGATCGTGCACCCGCGCGCACGCCGCCTCCCGCTCGAACGGGCGCTCCGCGAGCACTTCGGACTCGCGGACGCGGTCGTCGTGCCGAGCCCGAGCGACAGTGCCGACCTCCACGAACGCGTCGCGCGCGCGGCGGCCGACTACCTCGGCGCCATGCGACCGGTGCCGCGGACGCTCGGTGTGAGCTGGGGGAGGACGCTGCGTGACATCGCCGACCACCTGTCCGACGGCTGGGCGACGGGGCTCTCCGTCGTGCAGATCAACGGCGGCGTGAGTCTCAACCAGCGTGTCGGCACTGCGGCCGCCACGGCTGCACGGATCGCCGAGAAGGGCCGTGGTGACGTCACCCTGCTCCCGAGCCCGGCGATCTTCGAGCGCCTGGAGACGAAGCTGAGCATCGAGTCGGACCGCACGGTCGCGGAGGTGCTCCGCACGGCCGCAGCGGCCGACACCTACCTGTACGGTGCCGGCGTGGCCGGGCCCGACTCCGCCCTCGTCCACAGCGGGTACCTCACGGCCGCGGACGTCGACGTCCTGGTCGCACGCGGTGCCGTCGGCGACGTCGTCGGGCGCTACATCGACGCCGAGGGCATGATCGTCGACCCCACACTCGACGAGCGCACGGTCGGGCTCGGACTCGAAGCGCTCCGGCGTGCCGGTCGCAGCATCGCGGTCATCGCCGGAGCGCAGAAGCACGCCGTCGCGAGAGCCGTCGTCAGCAGCGGCCTCTGCACCGTGCTCGTCACCGACGAGGCGACCGCGACGGCACTCCTCGCCGACCACGAACCATCATCCGCGAAGCAGCACACCCCGGAGCAGGAACTGCTCGGAAGGAACGCACCATGA